From the genome of Nitrospiria bacterium, one region includes:
- a CDS encoding C25 family cysteine peptidase, with the protein MEISSKKIRVERVSTNRLFLFGTLLLILFVFWGCGTSGGNSDSGDGNENTGSSTTTTLFPSTTTTTSLSPSSTTLNTTSTTSTSTTSTTVPITMGGQLKIGVKDNGFYRLTRQELENSGLVMTGVDPKKIKIGYRGKEIPIRVSGESDGAFDVNDVIEFYGQGISRDSSEFEFTETNIYWLSAGNHDALRMQEKDGTPGSNGPPDSFQTTVYVEQDTFYTQVIPNGEGKDHWFWGGLIRATESRSFPFTIKNNSTAKKGCTFRYYLQGKTDMVQNPDHHTRVYLNGILVDDQRWDGFSQFINSVNLPNCNLINGNNTVRLDSVGDTGAVVDSFLFNWFEIDYWDQYVAENNVLFFNGVGASPVDFSVMGFTQNDINVFDISDPLNPARIINHRVDPVGTSTTVSFQDNFQGQRNYVALTSSQFDTPSNLFQDNPSTLKDLQNGADYIIIAHESFLNSVNPLADHRRSRGLRVVTVDVMDIYDEFGFGMENPQAIKDFIKFAFENWQRPAPMYVLLVGDATLDYKDNLKRGFKNLVPSHLVETAFIQTSSDNWFVSVSGDDSIPDLFIGRISVKTPGQADAVVNKILAYEKALPTGWVNRVQFVADNPDAGGDFEAASEDLIQLLPGNISPLRVYQTQVGSGAQTAIRNNINNGVLVTNYTGHGSVSLWANMFSSSAVSSLSNAGKPTFVVTLNCLNGFFNDPYEGGVDPLGNAHGIPLAEAFVNAPNKGAIAAWSPTGLGFTFEHDLMAQELFDAIFNQGNHILGSVTTQAKVSAYSKFGISVDNLETFVLFGDPAGNLSAP; encoded by the coding sequence GATTCGGGTGATGGGAATGAAAATACCGGGAGTTCTACAACGACGACTTTATTCCCTTCAACAACTACAACAACCAGTCTTTCACCTTCATCCACTACCCTGAACACGACATCTACAACGAGCACCAGTACCACCTCCACGACCGTTCCGATAACCATGGGTGGACAATTGAAAATCGGAGTAAAAGACAATGGATTCTACAGACTTACCCGACAAGAATTGGAGAATTCGGGGTTGGTTATGACGGGTGTTGATCCAAAAAAAATAAAGATTGGCTATCGGGGAAAAGAAATTCCCATTAGGGTTTCGGGAGAATCCGATGGGGCTTTTGACGTCAACGATGTGATTGAATTTTATGGCCAAGGGATTTCAAGGGATTCATCAGAGTTTGAGTTTACCGAGACCAATATTTATTGGCTTTCGGCAGGAAATCATGATGCCCTTCGAATGCAGGAAAAAGATGGAACCCCGGGAAGTAATGGGCCTCCTGACTCTTTTCAAACCACGGTTTATGTGGAGCAGGACACTTTTTATACACAAGTCATACCCAACGGGGAGGGAAAAGATCACTGGTTCTGGGGAGGCCTAATCCGTGCGACCGAATCCAGAAGTTTCCCCTTTACGATAAAAAATAATTCAACCGCCAAGAAAGGTTGTACATTTCGTTACTACCTCCAGGGCAAAACCGATATGGTTCAAAACCCCGATCATCATACACGGGTTTATCTCAATGGAATTTTGGTGGATGATCAGCGATGGGATGGTTTTTCACAATTCATCAATTCGGTCAATTTGCCCAACTGCAACCTGATCAATGGCAACAACACGGTCAGGCTTGATTCGGTGGGGGATACAGGTGCGGTTGTAGACTCTTTTTTATTTAATTGGTTTGAGATTGATTATTGGGACCAATATGTGGCAGAGAATAATGTCCTCTTTTTTAATGGAGTTGGAGCCAGCCCCGTGGATTTTAGTGTAATGGGATTTACCCAGAATGATATAAACGTATTCGATATTTCGGACCCTTTAAATCCCGCAAGAATTATAAATCACCGCGTTGATCCGGTGGGGACTTCCACCACGGTGTCCTTTCAAGATAATTTTCAAGGACAGCGAAATTATGTCGCTTTGACCTCGAGTCAATTTGACACCCCCTCGAATCTTTTTCAAGATAATCCATCTACATTAAAAGACCTTCAAAATGGGGCGGATTATATTATTATTGCTCATGAGAGTTTCCTAAACAGCGTGAACCCTCTTGCAGATCATCGCAGGAGCCGGGGGCTTCGTGTGGTAACGGTGGATGTGATGGACATTTATGATGAGTTTGGTTTTGGAATGGAGAATCCCCAAGCCATTAAAGATTTCATAAAATTTGCCTTTGAGAATTGGCAGCGGCCTGCTCCCATGTATGTTCTTTTGGTTGGCGATGCCACACTGGATTATAAGGATAATTTGAAGAGAGGGTTTAAAAATTTAGTTCCCAGTCATCTTGTCGAAACGGCATTTATTCAAACATCCAGTGACAATTGGTTTGTATCGGTGAGCGGGGATGATTCCATTCCTGATCTCTTCATCGGGCGGATATCGGTTAAAACCCCTGGCCAAGCGGATGCCGTTGTAAACAAGATTCTTGCCTATGAAAAGGCTCTTCCAACGGGTTGGGTTAATCGAGTTCAGTTTGTGGCGGATAATCCCGATGCGGGGGGAGATTTTGAAGCGGCTTCGGAGGATCTCATTCAACTGCTTCCAGGCAATATCAGTCCGCTGCGTGTCTACCAAACACAAGTTGGCAGCGGCGCTCAAACCGCCATCAGAAATAATATCAACAACGGGGTCCTGGTAACTAATTACACCGGGCATGGAAGTGTTTCTCTTTGGGCAAACATGTTTTCATCTTCGGCGGTTTCTTCTCTTAGCAATGCGGGGAAGCCAACGTTTGTGGTGACACTCAATTGCCTGAATGGTTTTTTTAATGATCCCTATGAAGGAGGGGTGGACCCACTGGGAAATGCTCACGGGATTCCCTTGGCGGAAGCGTTTGTGAATGCCCCCAACAAGGGGGCCATTGCTGCCTGGAGCCCTACGGGGCTGGGTTTTACCTTTGAGCATGACCTCATGGCCCAGGAACTCTTCGATGCTATTTTCAATCAAGGGAACCACATTTTAGGGTCGGTGACCACTCAAGCCAAGGTTTCTGCCTATTCTAAGTTTGGTATATCGGTTGATAATTTGGAGACGTTTGTTTTATTTGGGGATCCGGCAGGAAACCTCTCTGCCCCATAG